In one Yarrowia lipolytica chromosome 1A, complete sequence genomic region, the following are encoded:
- a CDS encoding uncharacterized protein (Truncated form of YALI0A14707g, weakly similar to uniprot|Q09725 Schizosaccharomyces pombe Sister chromatid cohesion protein mis4, similar to Saccharomyces cerevisiae SCC2 (YDR180W); ancestral locus Anc_8.381), whose amino-acid sequence MVDLNNSPKPSKPLPQTAGDALKYSPLMPFMPVGKAHVPVPRIHTTIPVVLEEYPADVSHRAERIAAAVNQPGANEDFTNRLLLQTTTALFQQDMSYLRFKGDEYVLGIGKADGEPEQTGSRLPVNLSPSSTYLAERLPLHQAAQHVTTPRVSKLSQSFMDAEEPWTQTQSQAQSQTQTQVQTQAQTQAQTQAQAQAQAQTQAQTQAQTLESQHPLQQGQPPQESLQHGQPPQQQQNVPTPPAPPQPPRAPPPTHTVASLTPQKVQDMVEKSMMGLLEQIFEADDSAESYDYDFDALPDKNLWQRPIKRSLLPLSTKTLLQLQDTLRRAVSREFFAKVDLDDLLRLERICTRSLSHMNAIDLSIPLAEKSDRDMANLVEAATNSLRAADVVLRIVNSPRQENQLFSENILSSVAEDLSTITEHLLLPTVGKTAEECGSQLASWRQNLESTVATTMRVLDLFCKSIYLRPLDESIITKILFMAVKILFMESATGGKGSIYMLSPFAVESFRSSAMEVLAVTFASFPDQQGFILDEILTSMQKLPSTKSHARQFRVGNVSIQTVSALLMRLIGSCGGYKFTFDPNTKLTRESPAVKQFEEACEQATANARSSATNAVHYLIDKASKTAKSSESPYRALLDLFVEDFINVYGQLDWISGELILHTFVRVCSDFLSAPEKQQPPVAVLTLCMDILGTIGCHVLSFRKKCLEQAGITREEGVEDLQHLAMSAHYVLRTLNDVQTSNPFQETVRKYFVSQWGNILGGYHDNEDKDVVELAQKKLFRLAASCSENVDMTKSMTDEISSRTNDSLDSANDISRILLHMPLAESYNTILATICHSLEQSKIQIRSRALKSLTTLLSYDPKIMRLPFVANSLKSRLVDASASVRDAAVEIVGKYVLLQPTKTTQYFESLFERVSDMSLGVRKRVLRLLRDLYATNVDNSVKLEIIEKLLYRTEDEEESVQELATSTLKEMWFMVAKLEDAQSMVATLKKSEQLAQYLARFLDSIFNPFLHKDPIPEATLQVGTQYISLLVKHVVGDDNPVQTESYLELLGYFVEANVLFISQNQLTSLRGYISADVKDLSTYHVLKIFETAVVSSRIEFSDELLKDIETSMLKKLTKFNVKELSVAVPCLWAVCSKRKDTKKIETATLSCVKALLPHVQHLKAGKLMEAPADPKFKRLIYLVGTLGRYCNFDDAKALFQKLLGPHVSGKPEKSEEFIAGLFLLFCNPKLASQEIVRLSVRNLLSVCIGFPQLFMLPGVISCLDMALEGDEELQNIVLKQFSAFLENEEQMATKAGLKGAGNTDASGQVDIGVLHGTTSKFVNDGVCASIVQRYLNSILQIAVLGTGAHSISAILLLEKVSHQGFANPRLLMTTTVALEASPVSLVASKAQSIHRLFHEKHESLIDGTYVDGIGAAADYLRRLQGPKLAQGSGYLDRFFNVIKGSRSSRRKLFLNMTRALELDETQTSEEDITNRLWTVVFLCRALSTLELSTVEDAHMIVHSLNSAVSKSGELTNATVAVTVQLMAALRRFIKMAYSLSDAKCAIYAPARGGQIGLKELNKQAIRSMQAPSTGLEFTDTFLDFNYNYDDPERNAFICQQVRQMLQSEASDEVHEEEEPEAEMNSEMDMPLDDGQRMGDPQNQMQDVQHRYPQMPQYTQHPQLPPHPQYSQYPQHVQYPQLPQLPQHLQHLQHSQHSQPPQHVQHPLHPQHPHPQHPQHPRPTHIKTRTLSLR is encoded by the coding sequence CCCGTCTTCCTGTGAATCTGAGTCCGTCAAGTACATATCTGGCCGAACGGCTGCCTCTGCATCAGGCTGCCCAACATGTCACCACCCCCAGAGTGTCCAAGCTCAGTCAGTCGTTTATGGACGCGGAGGAACCGTGGACACAGACTCAGTCGCAGGCTCAGTCGCAGACTCAGACACAGGTTCAGACACAGGCTCAGACACAGGCGCAGACACAGGCGCAGGCGCAGGCGCAGGCGCAGACCCAGGCGCAGACCCAGGCGCAGACGCTGGAATCCCAGCACCCGCTGCAACAAGGCCAACCGCCACAGGAGTCACTCCAACATGGTCAACCgccacagcaacaacaaaatgtgccaactccaccagcaCCGCCACAACCTCCAAGAgcccctcctccaacacACACGGTGGCATCTCTCACACCACAAAAGGTGCAGGACATGGTGGAAAAGTCAATGATGGGACTGCTGGAGCAAATCTTCGAGGCGGACGACTCAGCAGAATCATACGACTACGACTTTGACGCTCTTCCCGACAAGAATCTCTGGCAGCGGCCAATCAAGCGCTCCCTTCTGCCTCTTAGCACCAAGACATTATTGCAGCTACAGGACACTCTACGACGGGCTGTTAGCCGGGAATTCTTTGCCAAGGTCGATCTGGACGATCTGCTGCGGCTGGAACGGATCTGCACCCGGTCTCTCAGTCATATGAATGCCATTGATCTGAGTATACCTCTGGCTGAAAAGAGCGACCGTGACATGGCTAATCTGGTGGAGGCAGCCACCAACTCGCTCCGAGCAGCAGACGTGGTACTACGGATCGTAAACTCCCCCCGACAAGAAAACCAGCTGTTTTCGGAGAACATTCTCTCGTCTGTGGCCGAGGATCTGTCTACTATCACAGAGCATCTTCTGCTTCCAACTGTGGGCAAGACCGCAGAGGAGTGTGGTTCGCAACTAGCCAGCTGGAGACAGAATTTGGAAAGCACAGTTGCCACCACCATGAGGGTTCTCGACCTGTTTTGCAAATCCATATACCTGCGACCTCTGGACGAATCGATCATCACAAAAATCCTCTTCATGGCTGTCAAGATTCTGTTCATGGAGTCAGCGACTGGTGGAAAAGGCTCAATCTACATGCTGTCACCCTTCGCTGTCGAGTCTTTCCGATCTTCTGCTATGGAAGTGCTTGCCGTCACGTTTGCATCGTTTCCTGACCAGCAGGGATTCATTTTGGACGAGATTCTGACCTCCATGCAGAAACTACCCTCCACCAAATCGCATGCACGACAATTCAGAGTGGGAAACGTGTCGATCCAAACCGTCTCGGCTCTTCTGATGCGTTTGATTGGCTCCTGCGGAGGTTACAAGTTCACCTTTGATCCAAACACTAAGCTGACACGTGAATCGCCGGCTGTCAAGCAATTTGAAGAGGCCTGTGAACAAGCTACAGCCAACGCACGCTCTTCCGCAACCAACGCCGTTCATTACCTCATCGACAAGGCGTCCAAGACCGCAAAATCAAGCGAGTCGCCTTACAGAGCACTGCTGGATTTGTTTGTTGAGGATTTCATTAACGTGTACGGTCAACTGGACTGGATTTCCGGCGAGCTGATTCTGCACACGTTTGTGCGCGTGTGTTCCGACTTTCTTTCTGCTCCAGAGAAACAGCAGCCTCCTGTCGCCGTTCTCACACTCTGTATGGACATTCTGGGAACTATTGGGTGCCATGTGCTGTCGTTTCGCAAAAAGTGTCTCGAACAGGCTGGGATCACACGCGAGGAAGGTGTCGAAGACCTGCAACATCTCGCCATGTCCGCGCATTACGTTCTTCGTACATTGAACGACGTGCAAACTAGCAACCCGTTCCAAGAAACCGTTCGCAAATACTTTGTTTCCCAATGGGGCAACATCCTGGGCGGCTACCATGACAATGAAGACAAGGATGTTGTTGAACTGGCACAAAAGAAGCTCTTTCGGCTTGCTGCATCGTGTTCTGAGAACGTGGACATGACCAAGAGCATGACCGATGAGATTTCTTCTAGAACTAACGATTCTCTTGATTCTGCCAACGACATTTCTCGAATCCTTTTGCATATGCCACTTGCAGAGTCCTACAATACCATTCTGGCCACCATATGCCATTCTTTGGAGCAATCGAAAATCCAAATCCGAAGCAGAGCTCTTAAATCACTAACCACTCTGTTGAGTTACGATCCCAAGATTATGCGGCTCCCATTCGTAGCCAATTCGTTAAAATCTCGACTCGTTGACGCCTCAGCTTCTGTCAGAGACGCCGCAGTGGAGATTGTGGGCAAGTATGTGCTGCTACAACCCACCAAGACTACGCAGTACTTTGAGTCCCTGTTCGAGCGAGTGTCAGACATGTCCTTAGGAGTCCGTAAGCGAGTCTTGCGGCTTCTTCGAGATTTGTATGCAACTAATGTTGACAACTCTGTCAAGTTGGAGATTATCGAAAAGCTGCTGTATCGTaccgaggacgaggaggagtccgTGCAAGAACTGGCGACCTCCACACTGAAGGAAATGTGGTTCATGGTTGCCAAGCTTGAAGATGCACAGAGCATGGTAGCGACTTTGAAGAAGAGTGAGCAGCTGGCCCAGTACCTAGCCCGCTTCCTCGACTCGATTTTCAACCCGTTTTTGCATAAAGATCCCATTCCCGAAGCCACGTTGCAGGTTGGAACGCAGTACATTTCTCTGCTAGTCAAGCAtgtggttggagacgaCAATCCTGTCCAGACCGAGTCGTATCTGGAGCTTCTAGGATACTTTGTGGAGGCCAATGTGTTGTTCATCTCTCAGAACCAGCTCACGTCACTGAGAGGATACATTTCGGCGGATGTTAAAGACCTGTCTACGTACCACGTGCTCAAAATCTTCGAGACTGCTGTTGTTTCGTCTCGCATTGAGTTTTCCGACGAGCTTCTCAAGGATATTGAAACTTCcatgctcaagaagctcacAAAGTTCAACGTTAAGGAGCTCTCTGTGGCTGTTCCGTGTCTCTGGGCTGTTTGTTCAAAGCGTAAGGATACCAAGAAGATCGAGACCGCCACATTATCCTGCGTCAAGGCACTTCTGCCGCACGTGCAGCATCTCAAGGCAGGAAAGTTGATGGAGGCACCAGCAGACCCGAAATTTAAGCGTCTCATTTACCTGGTTGGTACTCTTGGCCGGTACTGCAATTTCGACGACGCCAAGGCTCTTTTCCAGAAACTGTTGGGACCTCACGTCTCAGGTAAGCCCGAAAAGTCCGAGGAGTTCATTGCAGGCttgtttcttctcttctgcaACCCCAAGCTCGCGTCTCAGGAGATTGTGCGTCTTTCTGTCCGTAACCTGCTTTCCGTGTGCATTGGCTTCCCCCAGCTGTTTATGCTTCCTGGAGTCATTTCGTGTCTGGATATGGCTCTGGAAGGCGACGAAGAGCTGCAGAATATCGTTCTGAAGCAGTTTTCGGCATTCTTAGAGAACGAGGAGCAAATGGCGACGAAGGCGGGCCTCAAGGGCGCAGGTAACACGGATGCTTCTGGACAGGTGGATATCGGAGTCCTACACGGAACCACATCCAAGTTTGTCAACGATGGAGTCTGTGCGTCCATTGTGCAGCGGTATCTCAATTCCATTCTTCAAATTGCAGTTCTTGGCACCGGTGCTCACTCCATTAGTgccattctgctgctggaaaaggTGTCGCATCAGGGATTTGCCAATCCTCGACTTTTGATGACGACCACCGTGGCTCTGGAAGCCAGTCCCGTTTCTCTAGTGGCTTCTAAGGCCCAAAGTATTCACCGCCTGTTTCACGAGAAACACGAGTCGTTGATTGATGGCACCTATGTGGATGGAATAGGAGCTGCCGCAGACTACTTGCGACGGCTTCAGGGTCCCAAGCTTGCTCAGGGAAGTGGCTATCTGGATCGGTTTTTCAACGTCATTAAGGGTTCTAGATCTTCCAGAAGAAAGCTTTTTCTGAACATGACCCGAGCTCTGGAACTGGACGAGACCCAGACAAGTGAAGAGGATATCACCAACCGCTTGTGGACGGTGGTTTTCCTGTGTCGAGCTCTGTCAACATTGGAGTTGTCCACGGTTGAAGATGCCCACATGATTGTTCATTCTCTCAACTCTGCTGTCTCCAAGTCTGGCGAGCTCACCAACGCTACGGTTGCCGTTACCGTTCAACTCATGGCTGCGTTGCGACGGTTCATCAAGATGGCCTACTCTCTGAGTGATGCGAAATGTGCGATTTACGCTCCTGCCCGAGGTGGCCAAATTGGGCTgaaggagctcaacaagcaAGCTATTCGGTCCATGCAAGCGCCTTCCACGGGCCTGGAGTTTACTGATACGTTCCTGGActtcaactacaactacgaCGACCCTGAGCGGAACGCTTTCATTTGCCAGCAGGTGCGTCAGATGCTACAGAGTGAAGCCAGTGACGAGGTCcatgaggaggaagagccagaagcGGAGATGAATTCAGAGATGGATATGCCGTTGGATGACGGTCAGCGTATGGGCGACCCGCAGAATCAGATGCAAGATGTGCAGCATCGATACCCACAGATGCCGCAGTACACACAGCATCCACAGCTTCCACCGCATCCACAGTACTCACAGTATCCacagcatgtacagtatccACAGCTTCCACAGCTTCCACAGCATCTACAGCATCTACAGCACTCCCAACACTcccagcctcctcagcaCGTACAGCACCCCCTACACCCCCAGCACCCCCACCCCCAGCACCCCCAACACCCCAGGCCCACCCACATCAAAACACGGACTTTGAGCCTCCGATGA